A genomic segment from Legionella micdadei encodes:
- the epmA gene encoding elongation factor P--(R)-beta-lysine ligase, with translation MNNEPLWQPSASIETLRQRAKLLNQIRSFFYQRDYLEVETPTLSRFGITDVYLSNIVATFRGQPYYLQTSPEYHMKRLLAAGSGPIFQLAKVFRDDELGRWHNPEFTMLEWYQLNVDHHGLMDETDALLQTVLQCPPMHRKTYQQAFSETCDLDPLAASLSALKRTLQRFELDNVLAPDEQDPDQYLFLLMSHVVEPALGKESVPVAVYDFPVSQAALAKINHGVAERFEIYFKGVELANGFHELTDASMQAARFQTDLIARRKKGLPEPAPDEYLLQALANGLPPCSGVALGVDRLLTLALKEPAIAKTLSFDFTRA, from the coding sequence ATGAATAATGAACCCCTTTGGCAGCCTTCCGCCTCCATTGAAACGTTGCGCCAACGAGCAAAATTATTAAATCAAATACGAAGTTTTTTTTACCAGCGTGATTATTTGGAAGTAGAAACGCCAACCTTGTCGCGTTTTGGTATTACTGATGTTTATTTATCGAATATTGTGGCGACTTTTAGAGGTCAGCCTTATTACTTACAAACCTCCCCCGAATACCATATGAAACGTCTATTAGCGGCGGGTAGTGGTCCAATTTTTCAATTGGCAAAAGTATTTCGTGACGATGAACTAGGCCGCTGGCATAACCCTGAATTTACCATGCTGGAATGGTATCAACTTAATGTGGATCACCATGGGCTAATGGATGAGACGGATGCGCTACTTCAAACTGTATTGCAGTGCCCTCCAATGCACAGAAAAACCTATCAGCAAGCCTTCTCAGAAACCTGTGATTTAGATCCGCTGGCTGCGTCGCTTTCTGCGCTTAAAAGAACATTACAACGGTTTGAGCTGGATAATGTGTTAGCACCAGACGAGCAAGATCCTGATCAATATTTGTTTTTGTTAATGAGCCATGTTGTCGAACCCGCATTAGGGAAAGAATCTGTGCCGGTGGCAGTGTATGATTTTCCTGTGTCGCAAGCCGCACTTGCAAAAATTAATCATGGTGTTGCTGAGCGCTTTGAAATTTATTTCAAAGGCGTTGAACTGGCGAATGGTTTTCATGAGCTTACTGATGCGAGTATGCAAGCAGCACGCTTTCAAACCGATTTGATAGCTCGGCGTAAAAAAGGGTTGCCTGAGCCTGCGCCAGATGAATACCTATTACAAGCCTTAGCGAATGGTTTACCCCCTTGCAGCGGTGTTGCCTTAGGAGTGGACAGGCTGTTAACTTTAGCGCTAAAAGAACCCGCTATTGCCAAGACATTATCTTTCGATTTCACCAGAGCTTAA